One region of Limnospira fusiformis SAG 85.79 genomic DNA includes:
- a CDS encoding LamG-like jellyroll fold domain-containing protein codes for MSKPVPCLLYLFDMSASDFSRGNEFLRNGQLEEAIAAYQKAIGQNRDFYLVYQNLGEALEKLGRFDEAIAAYRRAVELKPEAAWSYVNLSRVLRQVGRVEEAEKAEEQAVGIDPKLADFSQNGYGIKENISTAVNPTEWQGKRPRVGVCGWELSHNAAGRVYTLAQLYQTFADVEIIGSIFPQWGREVWEPIRQTKIPCHHFFVKDESQFIDEAIKLVRSHPYDIVHLSKPRLPNILFGLLYKSLWNSRVIVDIDDEEMAFVGAESSIELDDYLKKQGRLPDLKELTGTEWTRIAVGLVREFDGVTVSNPALQERYGGVVIRHGRDEARFVPSADLKRRSRERFGIAQDKKVVLFFGTPRKHKGLVTTARALGSLGRKDVVFAIIGDFEDGKLKEELQGIPGVDYVFVGNQPFESIPDVVAVGDICVLLQDADFRVSQFQIPAKLSDALGMGLVVLLSETAAVADVIESGAVVPVAEGDLPAVLDRVLSDEAECDRLRVRGRELFATEFGFGVNGPRLAAVMDSVMVRSSGQEQLSEKLNQLLNGLSSVSSVVSERGQIGSTIKDKKIIVYTCNFGNYESVKEPLAVDPRVEYILFTDRKEIESSNWKVVYINELAENPRRASRLAKILPHKYLPDHDISVYLDSTFTIKEPDIYNMVKQCMGDSDIALYKHSERNCVYDEIDFCEKSDIRNIDSATCSKVRAKYQSINYPRQNGLFENGFIFRRNNSQIQELNELWWSEYVSGAERDQFSFMYCLHLLDVKPNSITIGKQMRKNPFVKWTKHEYKDYQNSIDNSPYYMVYMDKFHDWGTTRLRGWQIYERLKQYLNIQIVPYSKAVHLHNKHMLFLKIRNYDLLIPIIKNNNKVYLDMVDCHSKYINPQKHIFKDVEFGIFATKNSMEFYKKLFKHPEKCQTIYHHWDITLDKFKKDHNLDSVKIGYFGVEPKGFLYGKIPGVDFHEVTSTNFDDALKSKMSNYNVQYIVRPIEEQQEFPALTKISTASVFHAPVISSKTNEVELLGSDYPYYIENLDLQSILKTIDKIKRTFQKYEWNYAVNIMKSIKEKTSINSVVDEYIRLFKSLGEIPSFYTHAQDKRKAIYTANIGGYDRPIPLDPGLAKDWDAYYFSDDPNFDCPGWKHIYVNFDEIKYYSKVACARDIKARPHLYLPNYDVTLWVDSNFVVKRDLNEYLKNLPDDDFITTKHYKRDCIYEELQQPRVVVKTGQAILDRVRHQLESQGFPKHFGLQETNFVLRKNTEKSRIIGDMWWNYMKTFNAYRDQLWLSYILFETGSNITCVHREVRNRYFDITEHPNLVTTTKKYALKFGANNRSYVEIPHQKGLKLTGDLTIEFWVNLAGWPKTWTHIISKQLDDFRNEFCLRLKNANKGQFYYSFDNELVVLEFNPKNVLKLKTWTHVACVRKIGESLKIYINGVLIGETAIITGREATDTEAPLLLMTNVQRQQFINAQMCDLRIWCKALSHHEIIAQMNREIQGNEKGLVGYWKFDSGEGNKLIDNQSFNHGLIYGSTWQKLDFKLGKINSPIQRLKVEEKSYNVS; via the coding sequence GTGTCAAAACCTGTTCCCTGTCTCTTATACCTATTTGATATGTCAGCAAGCGATTTTAGCCGAGGTAATGAGTTTCTCCGTAATGGCCAACTGGAGGAGGCGATCGCTGCTTATCAAAAAGCGATCGGTCAAAACCGGGACTTTTACTTGGTTTACCAAAATTTGGGGGAGGCGCTGGAGAAGTTAGGACGTTTTGATGAGGCGATCGCTGCTTATCGGCGCGCGGTAGAATTGAAGCCAGAGGCGGCGTGGTCTTATGTGAATTTAAGCCGGGTTTTGCGGCAGGTGGGACGGGTTGAAGAAGCCGAAAAAGCTGAAGAACAGGCGGTTGGAATTGATCCTAAGTTAGCTGATTTTTCGCAAAATGGGTATGGCATAAAAGAGAATATTTCAACAGCAGTTAATCCAACTGAGTGGCAGGGTAAGCGTCCTCGGGTGGGAGTCTGCGGTTGGGAGTTATCCCACAATGCTGCGGGTCGAGTTTATACCTTGGCTCAACTCTATCAGACCTTTGCAGATGTTGAGATTATTGGGAGCATTTTTCCTCAGTGGGGTCGAGAAGTTTGGGAGCCGATCCGTCAGACTAAAATTCCGTGCCATCATTTTTTTGTCAAGGATGAGAGTCAGTTCATCGACGAAGCTATTAAACTGGTGAGATCTCATCCTTATGATATTGTTCATTTATCCAAACCTCGGTTGCCGAATATTCTGTTTGGCTTGCTCTACAAAAGCCTTTGGAATTCGCGGGTGATTGTGGATATTGATGATGAAGAAATGGCTTTTGTGGGTGCAGAAAGTTCCATTGAGTTGGATGATTATCTGAAAAAGCAGGGTAGATTGCCCGATCTGAAAGAGCTGACGGGTACGGAGTGGACTCGAATCGCAGTGGGTTTGGTGCGGGAGTTTGATGGGGTGACGGTCTCGAATCCGGCTTTGCAGGAGCGTTATGGCGGGGTTGTGATTCGTCATGGGCGAGATGAGGCGAGGTTTGTGCCTTCGGCTGACCTGAAGCGCCGCAGTCGGGAACGCTTTGGTATTGCTCAGGATAAAAAGGTGGTGCTGTTTTTTGGTACGCCAAGGAAGCATAAGGGTTTGGTGACGACGGCTCGTGCTTTGGGGAGTTTGGGGCGCAAGGATGTGGTATTTGCGATTATTGGGGATTTCGAGGATGGGAAGTTAAAAGAGGAGTTGCAGGGTATCCCTGGGGTGGATTATGTGTTTGTGGGGAATCAGCCCTTTGAGTCTATCCCGGATGTGGTGGCGGTGGGTGATATTTGTGTCCTGTTGCAGGATGCGGACTTTCGGGTGTCGCAGTTCCAAATTCCGGCGAAGTTGTCCGATGCTTTGGGAATGGGGTTGGTGGTGCTGTTGTCGGAAACGGCCGCGGTGGCTGATGTGATTGAGTCGGGGGCTGTGGTTCCGGTGGCTGAGGGGGATTTGCCTGCGGTTTTGGATAGGGTATTATCAGATGAGGCGGAATGCGATCGGCTCAGGGTTCGCGGTCGGGAGTTATTTGCCACGGAGTTTGGGTTTGGGGTGAATGGGCCTCGGTTGGCTGCGGTTATGGACTCAGTTATGGTGCGATCGAGCGGCCAGGAGCAATTATCGGAAAAATTGAATCAGTTGTTGAATGGGTTGTCCTCCGTTTCGTCTGTCGTGTCGGAGCGAGGACAGATCGGAAGCACTATTAAAGATAAAAAGATTATTGTTTATACTTGTAACTTCGGCAATTATGAGTCAGTTAAGGAACCGCTGGCGGTTGATCCCAGGGTTGAGTATATTCTCTTTACTGATAGAAAAGAAATTGAATCAAGCAATTGGAAGGTTGTTTACATTAACGAATTGGCTGAAAATCCGAGACGAGCCTCAAGATTAGCCAAAATATTACCTCATAAGTACCTTCCAGATCACGATATTAGTGTCTATCTTGATTCGACTTTTACCATCAAAGAGCCGGACATATATAACATGGTCAAACAGTGCATGGGAGACAGTGATATTGCACTTTACAAACACAGTGAGAGAAACTGTGTTTATGATGAAATTGACTTTTGTGAGAAATCTGATATTAGAAATATAGATTCAGCCACTTGCTCAAAAGTGAGAGCCAAGTATCAATCGATTAATTATCCCCGCCAAAATGGTCTGTTTGAAAATGGATTTATTTTCAGAAGAAATAATTCACAAATTCAAGAACTTAACGAATTGTGGTGGAGTGAATATGTATCCGGTGCCGAAAGAGATCAGTTTAGCTTTATGTATTGTTTGCACTTATTAGACGTTAAGCCTAACTCCATAACAATTGGCAAACAGATGCGAAAAAATCCATTTGTAAAATGGACTAAGCACGAATATAAAGATTACCAAAACTCCATTGATAACAGTCCATATTATATGGTCTATATGGACAAATTTCATGATTGGGGAACTACCAGATTGAGGGGATGGCAAATATATGAACGATTGAAACAATATTTGAATATACAAATTGTTCCTTACTCAAAAGCAGTCCATCTCCACAACAAACATATGCTTTTCCTAAAAATCAGAAACTATGATTTGCTGATTCCCATCATCAAAAATAACAATAAAGTCTATCTTGACATGGTAGATTGTCACTCAAAATATATAAATCCCCAAAAACATATTTTTAAGGACGTAGAATTTGGCATTTTTGCAACAAAAAATTCGATGGAATTTTATAAAAAATTATTTAAGCATCCAGAAAAGTGCCAAACAATTTATCATCATTGGGATATCACGTTAGACAAATTCAAAAAAGATCATAATTTGGATTCAGTCAAAATCGGCTATTTTGGTGTTGAGCCGAAGGGATTTCTTTATGGTAAAATTCCTGGAGTGGATTTTCATGAAGTTACTTCAACCAATTTTGATGATGCCTTGAAAAGTAAAATGAGTAACTATAACGTTCAATATATTGTCAGACCTATCGAAGAACAACAAGAATTTCCAGCTTTAACTAAAATATCAACAGCCAGTGTTTTTCATGCTCCTGTTATATCATCCAAAACAAATGAAGTGGAGTTGCTCGGCTCCGATTATCCTTATTACATTGAAAATCTTGATCTGCAATCAATTTTAAAAACCATTGACAAAATTAAAAGAACTTTCCAAAAATATGAGTGGAATTATGCGGTCAATATCATGAAGTCCATCAAGGAAAAAACATCGATAAATTCAGTAGTAGATGAGTATATTAGATTATTCAAAAGTTTGGGAGAAATCCCCTCTTTTTACACCCATGCACAAGATAAAAGGAAAGCTATCTATACAGCCAATATTGGTGGCTATGATCGCCCGATTCCTCTCGATCCTGGCCTGGCGAAAGATTGGGATGCTTATTACTTTTCAGACGACCCAAATTTTGATTGTCCCGGATGGAAACATATTTATGTGAATTTTGACGAAATTAAATATTACTCGAAAGTTGCCTGTGCAAGAGATATCAAAGCTCGACCACATCTATATTTGCCCAATTACGATGTAACACTTTGGGTTGATAGCAATTTTGTCGTCAAAAGAGATCTTAATGAATATCTCAAAAATCTACCTGATGATGATTTTATTACCACAAAACATTATAAGAGGGACTGTATTTATGAAGAGTTGCAGCAACCAAGAGTGGTAGTTAAAACTGGACAAGCCATTCTCGATAGGGTTCGGCACCAGCTTGAAAGTCAAGGTTTTCCAAAACATTTTGGTCTTCAAGAAACCAATTTTGTTTTGAGAAAAAATACGGAAAAATCTAGGATCATAGGAGATATGTGGTGGAACTATATGAAAACGTTTAACGCTTATCGAGATCAGCTTTGGCTTTCATATATATTATTTGAAACTGGGTCAAATATTACCTGCGTTCATAGAGAAGTTAGAAACCGATATTTTGATATTACCGAACACCCTAATTTAGTAACGACCACTAAAAAATATGCTTTGAAGTTTGGGGCTAATAATCGATCGTATGTTGAAATTCCACATCAAAAAGGTTTGAAATTGACGGGCGATCTAACGATTGAATTTTGGGTAAATTTAGCGGGATGGCCAAAAACATGGACTCACATAATCTCGAAGCAGTTAGATGATTTCAGAAATGAGTTCTGCCTCCGACTCAAAAATGCTAACAAAGGTCAGTTTTATTACAGTTTCGACAATGAACTTGTGGTGTTAGAATTTAATCCCAAAAATGTCCTCAAATTGAAGACTTGGACACATGTAGCCTGTGTCCGTAAAATAGGCGAGTCATTAAAAATCTACATTAATGGAGTATTGATTGGGGAGACTGCCATCATCACAGGTAGAGAAGCAACCGATACAGAAGCTCCTCTATTATTAATGACTAACGTGCAACGTCAACAGTTTATCAATGCTCAGATGTGCGACCTACGGATATGGTGTAAAGCTTTAAGCCATCATGAAATTATTGCTCAAATGAATCGGGAGATTCAAGGAAATGAAAAGGGTTTAGTTGGGTATTGGAAATTTGATTCCGGAGAGGGGAATAAACTCATCGATAATCAGTCATTTAATCACGGATTAATCTACGGATCAACGTGGCAAAAACTAGATTTCAAACTTGGCAAAATAAATTCGCCGATACAGCGGTTGAAGGTTGAAGAGAAAAGTTACAATGTCAGCTAA
- a CDS encoding SDR family NAD(P)-dependent oxidoreductase codes for MNILIVGASGGIGYGFVEILLQDPAIDRVYGTYRRWESAQDLLNLASRYPQRLVCLSMDITQESDLVVALETISHQTRELDLVVNCIGILHRVGLQPEKSLRQINSDRLIEYFQVNSIGAVLLAKHLLPFFSSPRRHVFATISAKLGSIGDNYLGGWYGYRASKAALNMFMRTVAIEYSRKSPQTIVVMLHPGTTDTQLSQPFQKNVAPENLFAVNRTVQQLLDVINRLEISHSGQFLSWDGTNLPW; via the coding sequence TTGAATATTTTGATTGTTGGTGCTAGTGGTGGTATTGGCTATGGGTTTGTCGAGATCTTGTTACAAGACCCAGCAATTGACAGGGTTTATGGGACTTATCGGCGTTGGGAGTCCGCCCAAGACTTGTTAAACTTGGCCAGTCGGTATCCCCAGCGTCTCGTCTGTCTGTCCATGGATATTACCCAAGAATCTGATCTAGTCGTCGCTTTGGAAACCATTAGCCATCAAACCAGAGAATTAGACCTCGTGGTTAATTGTATCGGGATATTGCATCGTGTAGGGTTGCAACCCGAGAAGAGTTTGCGACAAATTAATAGCGATCGCCTCATCGAGTATTTCCAGGTTAATAGTATTGGCGCAGTATTGTTAGCCAAACATCTGTTACCCTTTTTCAGTAGCCCGCGCCGCCATGTTTTCGCCACAATTTCCGCCAAATTAGGCAGTATTGGCGATAATTATTTAGGTGGGTGGTATGGTTATCGCGCCTCCAAAGCCGCTTTAAATATGTTCATGCGAACCGTTGCGATCGAATATTCCCGCAAAAGTCCCCAAACCATTGTCGTCATGCTACACCCAGGGACCACAGACACACAGCTTTCCCAACCCTTTCAAAAAAATGTCGCACCCGAAAACCTATTTGCAGTTAATCGAACTGTACAACAACTCTTAGACGTGATTAACCGCCTAGAAATCAGTCATAGTGGTCAGTTTCTGTCCTGGGATGGGACAAATTTGCCCTGGTAG
- a CDS encoding hemolysin family protein, translating to MIGISLPEYLATTAAVAPLLGNVWIDLLILLFMLVLSAFFAGSETAITALDNLKLRALIREQGDPNRMFTLVLEKRARFITTLLVGNNLVNNFSAILTSNLFAIWLGNAGLGIATAVVTFLLLVFGEITPKSLAIINVLPIFKAVIRPIYLLSILLSPVIYLFETIAQSIIRLVNRGAVQPGLSVQELRLMIEILGGRGQLDWQKHQLLNKTLVMDYLMAREVVKPRIDMRTISHQATVVQVIDLCLETGYSRIPVQGESKDEIVGIVHLKRALQLMRSISADSPPPSVTEAMIPPVYVPETKRVGSLLTEMLQQRLHMAIVVDEYGGTVGLVTLEDILEELVGEIYDESDFPSRMARNKPMNSSPSRSGSSGLPWIKH from the coding sequence GTGATTGGAATATCCCTCCCGGAATACCTGGCGACTACGGCTGCAGTTGCACCTTTGTTAGGAAATGTCTGGATAGATTTGCTGATTTTGCTGTTCATGTTGGTATTATCGGCATTTTTTGCTGGTTCAGAAACAGCTATCACAGCCTTAGATAATCTCAAGTTGCGGGCGCTAATTCGAGAACAAGGTGATCCAAATCGGATGTTTACCCTGGTTTTGGAGAAACGGGCGCGATTTATTACTACTCTTTTGGTCGGCAATAATTTAGTTAATAACTTCTCCGCAATTCTCACCAGTAATTTATTTGCTATTTGGTTAGGTAATGCCGGGTTGGGAATTGCTACCGCTGTCGTCACCTTTTTGCTGTTGGTCTTTGGAGAAATTACCCCAAAATCTTTGGCTATCATCAACGTTCTACCTATTTTTAAGGCAGTTATTCGTCCCATTTACTTGCTGTCTATTCTCCTGTCTCCCGTTATTTATCTGTTTGAAACGATCGCCCAAAGTATTATCCGGTTAGTCAACCGGGGCGCTGTACAACCCGGTTTGTCCGTCCAGGAACTACGGTTAATGATTGAGATTTTAGGGGGTCGCGGTCAACTCGACTGGCAAAAACATCAACTGTTAAATAAAACCCTGGTCATGGATTATCTCATGGCGCGGGAGGTCGTGAAACCCCGTATTGATATGCGGACTATTTCCCATCAGGCGACCGTCGTTCAGGTCATAGATTTGTGTTTGGAAACTGGTTATTCTCGTATTCCCGTCCAGGGAGAATCAAAAGATGAAATTGTCGGGATTGTGCATTTGAAGCGGGCGCTACAACTGATGCGCTCAATTAGTGCTGATAGCCCGCCGCCATCCGTCACAGAAGCCATGATTCCCCCGGTTTATGTACCGGAGACCAAAAGGGTGGGTAGCTTGCTTACAGAGATGTTACAGCAGCGCTTACACATGGCGATCGTTGTTGATGAATATGGGGGGACAGTTGGCTTGGTCACTTTGGAGGACATTTTAGAGGAGTTGGTCGGGGAAATTTACGACGAAAGTGATTTTCCCAGTCGGATGGCCCGCAATAAACCTATGAATTCTTCCCCCTCCCGTTCCGGGTCCTCTGGCTTACCCTGGATTAAACATTGA
- a CDS encoding glycosyltransferase family 4 protein, with translation MKILLIGNYLPDAQQSMQRFSAVMESELKKAGHDVRLLRPEAKLGQLKPGGSGVGKWLGYIDKFIMFPPTLKEHLAWADVAHICDHSNGFYTRYLQKIPHIVTCNDLLAVRSALGEIPENPTRWTGRQLQQIILKGLNQAQRVACISEKTREDLLRISELEPQAATTIYMGLNYPYRPMSETEYKPRLAKLKVPENSSFILHVGGNQWYKNRSGVVKIFAHLQQKLAKGDIYLVMAGAPFTEELQQLITNYELEPLVIPCVNIDNEDLRALYSAAIALLFPSLQEGFGWPIIEAQACGCPVFTSHIPPMTEVGGEVAIYIDPKNPQESATKILDSLNIIKPDPQPLFDNAKRFTTEKMINEYIGLYEQAIAASGKLG, from the coding sequence ATGAAAATACTGTTGATTGGGAATTACCTACCAGATGCTCAACAAAGTATGCAGCGCTTTTCGGCTGTCATGGAGAGCGAGTTAAAAAAAGCAGGTCATGACGTGCGCTTACTGCGTCCCGAAGCCAAGTTAGGACAGCTTAAACCTGGCGGTAGTGGTGTAGGAAAATGGTTAGGATATATCGATAAGTTTATCATGTTTCCCCCTACATTAAAAGAACACTTAGCCTGGGCTGATGTTGCTCATATTTGCGACCATTCCAATGGATTTTATACCCGCTACTTACAAAAAATCCCCCATATTGTTACCTGTAATGATTTACTAGCCGTCCGGTCAGCTTTAGGAGAAATCCCCGAAAATCCCACCCGGTGGACAGGTCGGCAACTTCAACAAATCATTTTGAAAGGGTTAAATCAAGCTCAACGAGTAGCCTGTATTTCGGAAAAAACCAGAGAGGATTTACTGAGGATTAGCGAACTAGAACCCCAGGCGGCAACTACTATTTATATGGGGTTAAATTACCCTTATCGCCCCATGTCAGAAACTGAATATAAACCCAGGCTGGCAAAATTAAAAGTTCCCGAAAATAGTTCTTTTATTCTCCATGTAGGTGGTAATCAATGGTATAAAAATAGGTCAGGAGTTGTCAAAATCTTTGCCCATCTTCAACAAAAACTGGCCAAGGGCGATATTTATTTAGTGATGGCGGGAGCCCCCTTTACTGAAGAATTACAACAACTGATCACAAACTATGAATTAGAACCATTAGTTATTCCCTGTGTTAATATCGATAATGAAGACCTCCGCGCTTTATACTCGGCGGCGATCGCTTTACTATTTCCATCCCTTCAAGAAGGGTTTGGCTGGCCGATTATTGAAGCCCAAGCCTGTGGCTGTCCGGTGTTTACATCCCATATACCTCCTATGACGGAAGTGGGGGGAGAGGTAGCGATTTATATTGACCCTAAGAATCCCCAAGAATCAGCCACTAAAATTCTGGATTCCCTCAATATAATTAAGCCAGACCCCCAACCATTATTTGATAATGCCAAAAGATTTACTACGGAGAAAATGATTAATGAATATATAGGTTTGTATGAACAAGCGATCGCCGCTTCCGGAAAACTTGGGTAA
- a CDS encoding glycosyltransferase: MAKVLHIIPSVSPIRGGTSVAVIEIVQALRNCQVEAEILTTNDSGPGVLEIPCGEFIDYQDVPVLFFPRWSPSVPALSEYAISRQLMQWLNAYIKGYDLVHIHSLFSYVCTFGARKARQKSIPYVISPHGHFSPWVINQKRLKKNIYNFLLENANLKKASLIHCTTRLEQKYVGDFGIDAPTVNIPLGIHFPTAYPNAKIALRDKYNISVGIETPIILFLSRIHPKKQLDFLLKVLANIQGENNFHLVIGGSGEPAYCQYIEGIISSLGLGEKVTFTGFVSGEDKQLLLYGCDFLALPSLGENFGIAVAEAMAAGLPVVITPEVEIAVDVIEENAGLVVPGTLDQWESALKQLINTPDIRREMGNNGQNLSRQRYNWNVIGPQFVEAYNSICQP; the protein is encoded by the coding sequence ATGGCAAAAGTTTTACATATTATTCCTTCAGTGAGTCCCATTAGAGGCGGGACTAGCGTTGCTGTGATCGAGATTGTTCAGGCGCTAAGAAATTGTCAGGTAGAGGCGGAAATTCTCACCACTAATGATAGCGGTCCGGGAGTGTTAGAGATTCCCTGTGGTGAGTTTATAGATTATCAGGATGTACCAGTTTTATTTTTCCCGAGATGGTCTCCCTCCGTTCCAGCCTTGTCTGAATATGCGATTTCTCGGCAACTTATGCAGTGGCTAAATGCCTATATTAAGGGTTATGATTTAGTGCATATTCACTCCCTATTTTCCTATGTTTGTACATTTGGGGCGAGGAAGGCGCGACAGAAATCAATCCCCTATGTGATTAGTCCTCACGGTCATTTTTCCCCCTGGGTGATTAATCAAAAGCGGCTGAAAAAAAATATCTATAATTTCCTGTTGGAAAATGCCAACTTAAAAAAAGCGTCTCTGATTCATTGTACCACTAGGTTAGAACAAAAATATGTGGGTGATTTTGGTATTGATGCACCCACGGTTAATATACCTTTAGGAATTCATTTCCCGACGGCTTATCCTAACGCTAAAATAGCCCTGCGTGACAAATATAATATTTCGGTTGGTATCGAAACCCCGATTATTTTGTTTCTGTCCAGGATTCACCCCAAAAAACAACTTGATTTTTTGCTGAAAGTTTTGGCTAATATCCAGGGAGAAAATAACTTTCATTTGGTGATTGGAGGGAGTGGAGAACCTGCTTATTGTCAATATATTGAGGGAATAATCAGCAGCCTGGGATTAGGGGAAAAAGTGACATTTACAGGTTTTGTTAGCGGTGAGGATAAACAACTTTTACTCTATGGCTGTGATTTCTTAGCATTACCATCTTTGGGGGAAAACTTTGGTATTGCGGTGGCTGAAGCTATGGCGGCTGGATTACCTGTAGTGATTACCCCGGAAGTTGAGATCGCGGTAGATGTAATTGAAGAAAATGCTGGTTTGGTTGTACCGGGAACCCTAGACCAGTGGGAAAGTGCTTTAAAGCAGTTAATTAATACACCGGATATCAGGCGAGAAATGGGTAATAATGGACAAAACTTATCTCGACAGCGCTATAATTGGAATGTGATTGGTCCTCAGTTTGTGGAGGCTTACAATTCGATTTGTCAGCCCTAA
- the hpsN gene encoding hormogonium polysaccharide biosynthesis glycosyltransferase HpsN: MNLPKVSVIIPTYGREELLRNSLSDVMNNDYPDLEILVVDQTKNHEPETQEYLEKFSKSGKISWFKLDWASLPGARNYGVRRATGDIVIFIDDDVTLETSFVMYHVRNYLDHPEIGAVAGRVLTPEHLQGTHKQPTFDYLPPEASDPGIAWYYLDVVNTIKPQKIISGRGCNMSFRRSLFTDHGIWFDERFRGSAVREESDFFLDIRKTDYQIWYDPEAVLVHIGEPTGGCHDISTRSLEYQITHYHNHFLMAFKHLTWKQSLHLYIRLFDCHVLGHPPCNKSGGFTKIIARGIFYFWGFFRAIWTQIQGLWNDGQIYTRQDPQAMSGVN; this comes from the coding sequence ATGAATCTTCCTAAAGTCTCTGTAATTATTCCCACCTATGGACGCGAAGAATTATTGCGGAATAGTTTATCTGATGTGATGAATAATGATTACCCCGATTTAGAAATTTTGGTGGTTGACCAAACGAAAAACCATGAACCGGAAACTCAAGAGTATTTAGAAAAGTTTTCCAAATCCGGTAAAATTTCCTGGTTTAAACTGGACTGGGCTAGTTTACCGGGGGCGAGAAATTATGGGGTGCGACGCGCTACGGGAGATATTGTAATCTTTATTGATGATGATGTTACACTTGAGACGAGTTTCGTCATGTATCATGTTCGCAACTATCTTGATCATCCTGAAATTGGCGCGGTAGCGGGTCGGGTATTAACCCCAGAACATTTACAGGGAACCCACAAACAACCGACTTTTGATTATCTACCACCAGAGGCGAGTGATCCGGGTATTGCTTGGTATTATTTGGATGTGGTTAATACTATTAAACCTCAAAAAATTATTAGTGGTCGGGGGTGTAATATGTCTTTTAGGCGATCGCTTTTTACTGACCATGGAATTTGGTTTGATGAACGATTTAGGGGTAGCGCGGTTCGTGAGGAGTCGGATTTTTTCTTGGATATCCGAAAAACTGATTATCAGATTTGGTATGACCCAGAAGCTGTTTTAGTGCATATTGGGGAACCCACCGGAGGCTGTCATGATATTAGTACCCGGTCTTTAGAGTACCAAATTACCCATTATCATAATCATTTTTTGATGGCATTTAAGCATTTAACCTGGAAACAATCCCTGCATTTATATATCCGTTTATTTGACTGTCATGTTCTCGGACATCCCCCTTGTAACAAAAGTGGCGGGTTTACTAAGATTATAGCGAGGGGGATTTTCTATTTCTGGGGATTTTTTCGTGCCATTTGGACTCAAATACAAGGACTGTGGAATGATGGACAGATTTACACGCGCCAAGACCCCCAAGCTATGTCTGGGGTTAATTAA
- the trmB gene encoding tRNA (guanosine(46)-N7)-methyltransferase TrmB, which produces MARVRVRQHVNPLARKFQFSVKTPNWSEIYTDINKPLHIDIGCGRGRFLWKLAQIQEYQNFLGIEIRQPLVEEANHWRDQKQLTNLHYIFGNANYSLSSILASLPPETIKTVSILFPDPWFKSKHQRRRVVQPQLVEDLAKFMVSGGWVLLASDVETVALEMRDRFKENPRFHLLSEHWLTENPLPVASEREIATLNRGEPVYRTEFQAN; this is translated from the coding sequence TTGGCAAGAGTTCGGGTTCGTCAGCACGTTAACCCTTTAGCGCGGAAATTTCAATTCTCTGTTAAAACCCCGAATTGGTCGGAGATATATACTGATATTAACAAACCTCTCCATATTGATATCGGATGCGGAAGGGGTAGGTTTTTATGGAAACTGGCTCAAATCCAAGAATATCAGAATTTTTTGGGGATAGAAATACGTCAGCCTTTAGTGGAAGAAGCCAACCATTGGCGTGACCAAAAACAGCTAACTAATTTACACTATATTTTCGGTAATGCTAACTATTCCCTATCCTCAATTTTAGCATCTTTGCCCCCGGAAACTATCAAAACAGTTAGTATTTTATTTCCTGACCCTTGGTTTAAAAGCAAGCATCAACGGCGGCGAGTAGTACAACCGCAACTGGTGGAAGATTTAGCCAAGTTTATGGTGTCCGGTGGTTGGGTATTGTTAGCCTCGGACGTGGAAACTGTGGCGCTCGAAATGCGCGATCGCTTTAAGGAAAATCCCCGCTTTCATCTCCTCTCAGAACATTGGTTAACAGAGAACCCCCTACCCGTCGCTTCCGAGCGCGAAATCGCTACCCTTAACCGTGGTGAACCCGTTTATAGGACTGAATTTCAAGCCAATTAA